Sequence from the Apium graveolens cultivar Ventura unplaced genomic scaffold, ASM990537v1 ctg9006, whole genome shotgun sequence genome:
AGTTTATAATTATActaattgattctcaaaagtagaatgcctgatctaccatAGATCTTCCCATCTGCagctacaccatcaacgggaAAACGCGGGACGcttccacgcgcttgcgctgggtctgctggagtctggccatctttcctaactattgttgtgtgataaagaaataaagcaagagtgagccttacagctcacaagataagATATAGTGATAACCAtatacaagtatctaaatggatacttactagaatcttttatcaaaagtaagataattacttacgggatataagcttaaaggaagatgaagttaccaaatacttcactatacttatagcatttataaggctacttgaactaccactgttcaaagtattataggttttaaaaaaaaaaagtcatcccatagatgagaccacaagttaagacttgaatagattcaatctttgaaatattattgaatgaaataaagttacgagatactttatttagtccccgatatatatccaaatatatatctcttaacatttcctggaacctctgttatgtaaagtatgaacagagctggtaacatccaatgaattttggaaaggaaaagaattttggcataaacccgagtatcttgctgatcaggcaacgataccaataagtaaccttttctactagtagatggatgaatcccccaccggtcatcaccctggccacataaggtccttgtgctggaccaccacccggcctcttacgcgttgatggcTGCCACcacagccacttacactttgatagaccgtaccccggcctgtcgcttatgccgactcaattagatgggctttacttcccgaacgttgggtaagtaatcaattcatttgttttctcaaaacagcaaccacgttgcgaatgtaaaatgcaccacagagctgatcccccaggttttgagcgagtatttaaatccccctttgaaaggaagatcttaaatataaaatgagtttggggtccactctaactttaaaatcattttgaagactcgaaaacatttttaagaatgttggagtactgctgatttattaaaataaatcagtcccgatatattagaaaatatatgaataagattatttaaataatattctcataaagataatccttataaaaataatcgaagtagaaagttttaaaacttatacttgaaatggatattaaataaccaaagatatacttatatgaaaagtactatctttatttgaataatcgaaaataagtatGATtcttgacaccttattctttaataaaaataaGAATATATTTCCAGTAAatagcggagtcataatacctcgaatgaatattataaataatattcattaaataaaataaaggagtcatacatcctcaaatgaatattcaaataatattcaattaataaaataaaggagtcataagtcctcggatgaatattcgaaataatatcaataataaaataaaggagtcataagtcctcggatgaatattcaaataatattcaataataaaataaaggagtcataaagTTCCTCGGATGAatttcgaaataatattcaataataaataaagttatcgaataaaccttattcgattaatagttttgaaaactataaccatatatatatatataaatatatatataaaattctactcgggatcctcgactcccggttttagaaaatggttttcaccttgggtccctatactaagggtatatgcaatttaccgctattcctctagcataggtattatcaactgaaccaacagatataatggcaagaatacgaaacaggcatgcatatttaccatatcacatgctacaatatatcgcaagtgTCTtacaactgcctattacaccttacataaatgtttcatacttcaattagtcctttaaggtctttaacctatgtttcaagtaaggcaaggggtaaggggttcgttcgcgaaacgtcgttactgtaaacggccgtttctcctaaaccgttcatcggaatcaaatgaaccacatatcaaaatgaagctcgtaacatgaactatctaaacatggcaatggtcaaaacctagcagtgagttcaagggttctgatgttaagaacaaaaacagtctacggtaaatcgggcattatggcggctatgtttacgcgatttcccaaatttataccattccaaaacaaccaccaatcaaccccaaattcaatcatacaaccaacatccatccaaaacacactcaTTGCTTTTTCCTTTAGGTAAATCAGTCAATTTCCAAGTATTGTTAGGAGATAAAGCTACTAATTCTTGTTCATTGCTTCAATCCAAAGAGGATGTTGTGAAGCTTCTGAAATAGAGGAAGGTTCATTATATCACATATCTTAGAGATAATACATTTCTTCTCACAAGGAAGGTCAGAAAAACTGTACTAGATTACACCAGTGATTAGACAGCAAAACTGTATTGCAGTAAAAAATCTTTTAAGTATCCAGGAGGCTTATGATATCTGGTTGATTGTCCTTAAAGAAGGCAGATGAGTATCCAGAACAGAAGTATTGATATCATGCACTAAAGAAGGGTCAGTCGAAGAAATACTATTAGTATCATGAGTATTTGAAGAATTAGGAGTATTTGACGAGATCAATGTAAGATTCAAAGTTGGACTGTTAGTATCAACTGAACTAGCGTTTCCATTCAGAACAAGGAAACATTTACTCATGATTAATGATAGATGAAAAAGGAGTGGACAGAAGAAAGATAAATGACTGTTGGAGTAAGATGAAGCGGAAGTTTCATTTTGAAATAAGAAGGGAAAAATGTTTTTTAAAGAATGTGACATCTCTGAGTAGTCACTTTGTTTGTAGCAATGCCTAAAACCTTTTATCCTTTAATATGTATTAGGAGTATCCTAAAAATACCCCAGGAACAGCTCGAGGATGAAATTGGTTCTGTGGACAGTTAGAGTGTTAACAAAACATAAGCAACCAAATGTTCTAAGATGGTCTAATTCTGGAGGTTGATTAAAAGTTGAAATAGGAAAGTGATTATTGATACAGCTAATGGCATTTGATTAATCAAATAGGTTGCACAAAGAATACACTCATCCCATATCGAAGAGGTCCGTTAGACTGGTAAGATAAAGCTCGAGCAGTTTCAAGCAAGTGTTTGTGCTTTCTTTTCTACTACCCCATTCTGTTGTGGGTGGTATGCAAACTTTGTTGATGAAGAATACCTTGCTTTTGACAGAAAACTTGCAATCACCTTCACAAAACTCCTTTGCATTGTCGATCATTATACTTTGAATCTTAGTTTTGAACTGAGTTTTCAACATAGCAGCAAATTTCAACAAAACAAAAATAACCTCAGATTTAGGTTTTAACAAATGAACACAAGTAAATCGGTTGTAAGCATCAACCACAGTTAAAAAACTGATTACAACCATTTGGAGTTTTTGTTTGATATGGTCCCCCAGATATCTAAATGGATCAATTCAAATACACCTTTTGTTTTGATACAACTACAAGAAAAAGACTTTCTAGTCTGTCTTGCTGCAGGACAAACTTGACAGATGAATTGATTGGCACAATTTTTGGTATCAAATTATGGATTTACTAGCTTGAGATGAGAAAATGGTTTATGCCACATCCTTAGATGCCATAACTGGGCTTCTTCAACTATTGTGCACATATTTGTGACTCGGTTTCTTCAGGGTTCAGTATGATATAATCCCTTGTGAAGAACTACCAAGAAGCATTTGATTCCTCGTGAAAGGCCCTGAACATAACACTTGTCATGAATGAAAACTACTTGACAACTCAAATCCTTACATAACCTCTTAACCGAAATCAGATTGAAATAAAACTCAGGAACATAAGTACATTATATAAAATGATGTCATTATTTTAGAGATATTTTTTCTTATATGAGTTATCTGAACTTTTCTCCCATCTGGAACAGTAATGAACTTATTGCTACCAGTAACTATTTGTAATCTTTAAATAGATCAATATTAGAGCAAATATGATATGTTTGCCCACTGTCTATAATCCAATCTTTATCATATGTAGACATAAGACATATATTTCCTGCTAGAAGAGCATGAGTGTTCTAAGAGTCCTCATTTTGCTTGACAGAAGAAAAACCAGATTGCTGACGTTTGTTAACATTTCCAGAAATTGATTGTACTGAGCAGCAGAAAAAGTGGTGGAGGATGAGCCTTCTtctttaatcaaatcagcttGAATTGTAGCAGCAACCTTCTTATCCCTGTTAGATTTGAACCCTGGTGGAATTCTGCAATGAGTGCGGAAATATTGAGGTTTTCTCCCAGGAGCACCTGCCTGAACTCCTTTTGTAGTTTGTTAGGTACAAACTGATTCTTGTTAAACATACTTTGTgcttaaaattcttgaaatttttcttctttgaaaaacaGGCTAAAGATTCAGTTTGACTTGTCACAGATGAGACTCCTTGTGTATTTCTTCTTGAGCAAAGAGCCTATAAGCATTAGCGATGTTAGGCATAGGATATTGCATCATATATTCCTCTCACAGATGCAAATTCTTCATTTAGTTTCATTATAAATTGAATCATTCTTTGATCTTGCTGCATCTGATAAACCCTATGTTCCAGATTACATGTGCATTTCAAACAGGTACATGAGTAGGAAACGGATTTGCATCATGACTGCATCCcaaatcattttaattttaaGTGAAGAATTCGATATAATTATTAGAACCTTGACTCAATTCAGCTAACTGCTGCTCCAGTGAATACACTTGTTGTCATGATGTATAGCCAAACCTTTCCTCTAGTTCAATCCAAATTTCACGCGCACTTTTGAGAAACAGAACACTTTTAGCTATCACATCATCCATATTGAACAACAACCAAGCACACACTAGATCATTACACCTTTCCAGGCTTTATACTCAACTGTAGTTGGTTCAGGCTTGCTTATAATACCATCAACCAAAATCGATTTTAATCTTAGCTATAGACTTAGCATCATCGAACATTTCCAGTTACTGAATCCAGTATCATTGAATTTGACGGATACTAACTGAGTAGTATTAGAATCAGAAGGATGAATGAAATAACACGGGTAGGATCCTTATTAGGTGGTAAACACGGTCTAGATCTAGTTTTCAGACATAGTGAATCGAGTAATgaattgatttatttttgaagATTGGGTGAATTAACAACAAATCATTGCTTAGATTGAAGAGAATCAGAATATACTGGTCTAATCACAAAATTAACAATAAATCGTTGCTTAATTGAAGAGAATCAAATATACTGATCTAATCACaattttgatgaagaaaaattaaTGAATTAACGATAGATCGTTCCCAAATTCTATAAACAACTAATATGCACACACAAAAACATTTATACATCTCAACCAATATCAACAAAACACTAATCGTTACTAATCGCAAAGCTTGAAATCAGAAATTATATGAACAATGAAATTGCTAGGAAATATATCGATGACGACGAATCGAATAAATCGACGATCTATATaatgaagaattgaagacaagAACAAGATCACCTGAAAAGAACACCGATTAACTGTTGATTTTGATGAAAtcatgctctgataccatgatgATAATGCAAATATAATGCATTGAAGGTGTAGAAATGAGAACTAGAAGATATTATTTCTATAATCCATCTGAATCTGTTTTACAAACTTAACAAAttatgaagaagaagaatagagTCTTATACACACTACTACCACTTTTGTCACTTTTTCAATGACTATATATACTGCAATTGTGTCCACAGAATTTAAACAGAATGTTGAGCTGTATTAGCTGAGCTGGCATTAGCTGGCAGAGATGAGGTCAGAGATGAGGTGGCTAGAGTAATGGTTGAACGTATAGGACCAACAGAATTTGCATACATGGATATGCCGAAGGAAATGAAAGACTTAGTTTTACAGAATTATTTCTACAGTGACTGAGTTTATATTAGCGGTTTCGCTAAACTGTGAACACTTGGAATAATTCTACCAGTATGTTGTTATTTCAAATTAATGTGAAAAATGAAAATTGTATTGAATGAATAAAATGTACAGATTGTTTTGAGTTATATACAAGTTTACAAGAACAAACTTTTAGGCGGGAAGTAACTAACTCTCAACTAGATTAAATGTCTAATCTACCCTTAACTAATTTCTAACTAACCACTATCTATCTTATGCAGTCTAATACCCTCCTTCAAATTGGCAGGTCTGAACATGTTTCGAACTCCCAATTTGCTCAATAATACGTTAGTCTTGCAGCTATCAAAGGTTTAGTAAGTAGATCAGCTGGTTGCTGTTTGGTAGACAAGTACACAGGTTGCACCAGCCCTTCCTTGACTTTATCTCTGATGAAATGACATTCCAGCTCGATATGCTTTGTCCTCTTATGAAGAACTAGATTTCAGCTATGTGAATTGCAGATGTATAATCACAATACAAGGAACTGGTGTAGGAATCTTGAAATATATTTCTTTGAATAGATTGTACAACCAAGTGACTTCACATAGTATAGTTTCCAAAGCTCTGTATTCCGCCTCTGCAGAAGATCTTGCTATTGTATTCTGCTTTTTGCATTTCCATGAAATAAGTGAATCTCCTAACATGACACAATATCCAGACAATGATCTATCTAGTCATAGGACATGTAGCCCAATTCAGCATCACAAAAAGCTTTCAATTTAATGGACTTTTAGCTGATAAAAACATACCTTGGCCAGGATTACCCTTTATGTACCTTACTAATTTCAGTGCAGCCTTCCAATGAACATCTGTTGGTGCAGCCATAAACTGACTCAATATATGCACTGGATAAGAAATGTATGGTCTGGTAATTGTCAAATAAATCACTGCCTAACCAATCTTCTGTATTGCATAGCATCAGGAAAAGATGTTCCAGAATCATACTGGAGATTATGTTGAGCTTCCATGGTTATAGCACTTGGATTTGCAGCTAACAGACCTGTATTCTCCAGCAAATTCATTGCATACTTCCTTTGATGTATATATATGCCTTTCTGAAGACCTTGTTATTTCAAGTCCAAGAAAATAGTTCAAGTGTCTAAATCTTTCAGTTTGAACTTAGAAGCAAGAAACTCTTTATCTTTCCAATTTGCTTGACATAGAACCAGCCAGTATTATGTCATCAGCATAAACCAGCATACTGTAACTGAAGTAACTGAATGTAGATTAAATATAGAAGCATCTCCCCTTGATTGTGTAAAGCCAAATTGGGATAACAGCATCAGAAAGCTTATTCAAACCACTGACAAGGATTAGTGCAACAAAAAGAAGCAGGAATAGGCACACCCTGGAGGCAATCTCATGTA
This genomic interval carries:
- the LOC141705528 gene encoding secreted RxLR effector protein 161-like gives rise to the protein MNLLENTVHILSQFMAAPTDVHWKAALKLVRYIKGNPGQGDSLISWKCKKQNTIARSSAEAEYRALETILCEVTWLYNLFKEIYFKIPTPVPCIVIIHLQFT